The Palleronia sp. THAF1 genome window below encodes:
- a CDS encoding DUF1491 family protein, giving the protein MPSSPRLASGLWVAAYLRRLSLADIPAFVVARGDDTAGAVLVKCATLDGQAKAFQRQWDFETDTRVWITFAAGAERDVDDAIAAQRRSDPDIWVIEVEDRAGRTLLDEDGLA; this is encoded by the coding sequence ATGCCGAGTAGCCCACGGCTGGCCAGTGGCCTTTGGGTCGCAGCCTATCTGCGGCGGCTGTCGCTTGCCGATATCCCCGCCTTCGTGGTGGCACGCGGCGACGACACGGCCGGTGCGGTTTTGGTGAAATGCGCGACGCTGGACGGTCAGGCAAAGGCCTTCCAGCGACAGTGGGACTTCGAGACCGATACGCGCGTCTGGATCACCTTCGCCGCAGGGGCCGAGCGTGACGTCGATGATGCCATTGCCGCCCAACGCCGATCCGACCCGGACATCTGGGTGATCGAGGTCGAGGATCGCGCGGGCCGCACGCTTCTGGACGAAGACGGGCTGGCCTGA
- the era gene encoding GTPase Era has translation MTTRAGFVALIGEPNAGKSTLLNRMVGAKVSIVTHKVQTTRARIRGVAMEGDAQLVFVDTPGLFRPRRRLDRAMVAAAWNGAADADLVVLLVEAHRGLTDGVEAVIASLEEREAKGVILAINKIDRVESPALLALTKKLNDRFAFADTFLISAERGHGTDDLRRALAERLPESPWLYPEEQIADLPLRMIAAEMTREKLTLRLHQELPYQLTVETEAWEEKDDGSVKISQLIYVIRDGHKGIVLGKKGETIKAVSQAARAEMAEFLGRTVHLFLQVKVRPGWLDDADRYTEMGLDIRDAE, from the coding sequence ATGACCACCCGCGCCGGATTCGTCGCCCTGATCGGAGAGCCCAATGCGGGCAAGTCGACGCTGCTGAACCGGATGGTCGGCGCGAAGGTGTCGATCGTGACGCACAAGGTTCAGACGACGCGCGCTCGTATCCGGGGTGTGGCGATGGAGGGCGATGCGCAACTGGTCTTCGTTGACACGCCCGGCCTGTTCCGCCCGCGTCGCCGTTTGGACCGCGCCATGGTTGCCGCCGCTTGGAACGGGGCCGCCGACGCCGATCTGGTGGTCCTGCTGGTCGAGGCACATCGCGGTCTGACGGACGGGGTCGAAGCGGTCATCGCCTCGTTGGAAGAGCGTGAGGCCAAAGGCGTCATCCTTGCCATCAACAAGATCGACCGGGTCGAATCGCCCGCCCTGCTGGCGCTGACCAAGAAGCTGAACGACCGCTTCGCCTTCGCCGATACCTTCCTGATCAGCGCCGAACGTGGTCACGGCACCGACGATCTGCGCCGCGCCCTGGCCGAACGCCTGCCTGAAAGCCCGTGGCTCTATCCCGAAGAGCAGATCGCCGACCTGCCGCTGCGCATGATCGCCGCCGAAATGACGCGCGAAAAGCTGACCCTGCGCTTGCATCAGGAACTGCCCTACCAGCTGACGGTGGAAACCGAGGCGTGGGAGGAAAAGGACGACGGGTCGGTAAAGATTTCCCAGCTGATCTACGTCATTCGCGACGGCCACAAGGGAATCGTGCTGGGCAAGAAGGGCGAGACGATCAAGGCTGTGTCCCAGGCCGCCCGCGCCGAGATGGCAGAGTTTCTGGGCCGCACCGTGCACCTGTTCCTGCAAGTAAAGGTCCGCCCCGGCTGGCTGGACGATGCCGACCGCTACACGGAAATGGGCCTCGATATCCGCGATGCCGAGTAG
- a CDS encoding DMT family transporter → MRSPNLIGSAFMVLAMIGFGIEDALFKSATASVSAGVGTLIFGLVGTALFVALSMHARESVWPRALFSTPLLWRSVCETGGRLFFALALAFAPLATTSAILQAAPLVVTAGAALILGEHVGRARWVAMGVGFAGVLLILRPWGADFSPALLFAVGGMLGFAGRDLATRASAPSLSARQLGTSGFAMVILAGAIITLFEPVSQAPDARALIRLLATGCVGVLAYTALTRAMRSGEVSVVAPFRYARLLVALILAFLIFAERPDAIMLIGAVLIVGSGIYTLATSGPARRSRLEPPA, encoded by the coding sequence ATGAGATCGCCCAACCTGATCGGCAGCGCCTTCATGGTGCTGGCCATGATCGGCTTCGGGATCGAGGACGCCCTGTTCAAATCCGCCACCGCCAGCGTCTCTGCCGGAGTCGGCACGTTGATCTTCGGGCTGGTTGGGACGGCGCTGTTCGTTGCGCTGTCGATGCACGCGCGCGAATCCGTCTGGCCCCGTGCCCTGTTCTCCACCCCGCTTCTGTGGCGTTCGGTGTGTGAGACCGGCGGACGCCTGTTCTTCGCCCTCGCGCTGGCCTTCGCGCCGCTCGCGACGACGTCTGCCATCCTGCAAGCCGCGCCGCTGGTCGTGACGGCAGGGGCGGCACTGATCCTGGGAGAACACGTTGGCCGCGCACGTTGGGTGGCCATGGGAGTCGGGTTCGCGGGCGTGCTGTTGATCCTGCGGCCATGGGGTGCGGACTTCAGCCCCGCGCTTCTGTTTGCCGTCGGCGGGATGCTGGGCTTCGCGGGCCGAGACCTGGCCACCCGCGCTTCTGCCCCCAGCCTGTCGGCACGCCAGCTGGGCACATCCGGCTTCGCCATGGTCATCTTGGCGGGCGCAATCATCACCCTTTTCGAGCCTGTTAGCCAGGCGCCAGACGCCCGCGCCCTGATCCGCCTGCTTGCCACGGGGTGCGTCGGTGTCCTTGCCTATACCGCTCTCACACGCGCCATGCGCAGCGGAGAGGTCTCGGTCGTCGCCCCCTTCCGTTACGCTCGCTTGCTGGTCGCGCTAATCCTGGCGTTCTTGATCTTCGCCGAACGCCCCGACGCCATCATGCTGATCGGCGCGGTCTTGATCGTCGGCAGCGGCATCTACACCTTGGCGACCTCTGGTCCCGCCCGCCGATCCCGGCTAGAACCACCCGCCTGA
- the rnc gene encoding ribonuclease III: MSLTAEQSALAGRLGHDFARPELLIRALTHGSIASATRPDNQRLEFLGDRVLGLVMAEALLEADTKAAEGQLAPRFNALVRKEACAEVARSIELGEVLRLGRSEMMSGGRRKEALLGDAMEAVIAAVYLDGGFEAARQVILRLWGGRIDGVEADARDPKTALQEWAQARKLPPPEYVEVARSGPDHAPVFTIAAKLKGGQTAEATAKSKREAQQKAAAALLAQVEG, encoded by the coding sequence GTGAGCCTGACGGCCGAGCAATCCGCGCTTGCGGGGCGGTTGGGCCATGACTTCGCCCGCCCCGAATTGCTGATCCGTGCGTTGACGCATGGCTCTATCGCCAGTGCCACCCGTCCGGACAATCAGCGTCTGGAATTCCTGGGCGACCGGGTGCTGGGGCTGGTCATGGCAGAGGCGCTGCTGGAGGCCGACACCAAGGCCGCCGAAGGCCAGCTTGCCCCCCGGTTCAATGCGCTTGTGCGCAAGGAAGCCTGTGCCGAGGTCGCGCGGTCGATTGAGTTGGGCGAGGTGCTGCGGCTGGGCCGGTCAGAGATGATGTCTGGCGGACGGCGGAAGGAAGCGCTTCTGGGCGACGCGATGGAGGCGGTGATCGCCGCCGTCTATCTGGACGGCGGGTTCGAGGCGGCGCGGCAGGTGATCCTGCGCCTTTGGGGCGGACGAATCGATGGGGTTGAGGCTGATGCCCGCGATCCCAAGACCGCGCTGCAGGAATGGGCGCAGGCCCGCAAGCTGCCCCCGCCCGAATACGTCGAGGTCGCGCGAAGCGGCCCCGATCATGCGCCTGTCTTCACCATCGCGGCAAAGCTGAAGGGCGGACAGACTGCCGAGGCGACGGCCAAGTCGAAGCGTGAGGCCCAGCAGAAGGCGGCGGCGGCCCTTCTGGCGCAGGTCGAGGGATGA
- the lepB gene encoding signal peptidase I, with amino-acid sequence MAKEKDGGILETVKTVVSALLIAGIFRTLFFQPFWIPSGSMKDTLLVGDFLFVNKMTYGYSQYSCPFSVCTFIDGRWFGSQPDRGDVVVFRHPVTGSDFIKRLIGLPGDTVQVRDGVLYINDRAAEQTPDGTFVETFEKQGPLGNLPQCANAGVALGGECIKEKFIEQLPDGPAHSILNVRESRLDNTPVYTVPEGQFFFMGDNRDNSTDSRVSQNAMGVGFVPFENLIGRADRVIFSSAGRSMLFFWTWRPDRFYEKIE; translated from the coding sequence ATGGCCAAGGAAAAAGACGGCGGCATTCTGGAGACCGTGAAGACGGTTGTCTCTGCGCTGCTGATCGCGGGCATTTTCCGCACGCTGTTTTTCCAACCCTTCTGGATTCCGTCGGGGTCCATGAAGGACACGCTGCTGGTCGGCGACTTCCTGTTCGTCAACAAGATGACCTACGGCTACTCGCAGTATTCCTGCCCGTTCTCTGTCTGCACCTTCATCGACGGTCGCTGGTTCGGATCGCAACCCGACCGTGGCGATGTTGTCGTGTTCCGCCATCCGGTGACGGGCAGCGACTTCATCAAGCGTCTGATCGGCCTGCCGGGTGATACGGTGCAGGTGCGCGACGGCGTGCTGTACATCAACGATCGCGCCGCTGAGCAGACGCCCGATGGCACTTTCGTCGAGACCTTCGAGAAGCAGGGCCCACTGGGCAACCTGCCGCAATGCGCAAACGCTGGCGTGGCGCTGGGGGGAGAGTGCATCAAGGAGAAGTTCATCGAGCAATTGCCCGATGGCCCCGCCCACTCGATCCTGAACGTCCGCGAAAGCCGTCTGGATAACACGCCAGTCTATACGGTGCCCGAAGGACAGTTCTTCTTCATGGGCGACAACCGCGACAACTCGACCGACAGCCGCGTCAGCCAGAACGCGATGGGCGTCGGGTTCGTGCCGTTCGAGAACTTGATCGGTCGCGCGGACCGGGTGATCTTTTCGTCCGCTGGCCGGTCCATGCTGTTCTTCTGGACGTGGCGTCCCGACCGTTTCTATGAGAAGATCGAGTGA
- a CDS encoding nucleoside deaminase: MSDTDHQIEPTDAERAALGKAIRRAFEISESHDDRAPIVAAILMDDEVIAWGDNEVHVDDDPSRHAEIVAMANAAADNPEKGLKGASIVTTLQPCEMCVGAIGMAGIERVIFAAGRPAVRDRYFAYHGLSLQDFAAAADAPFGWAGPVMQDDVLRLYADPSDVPDPED, encoded by the coding sequence ATGTCCGACACCGACCACCAGATCGAACCGACGGACGCAGAGCGCGCCGCCTTGGGTAAAGCCATCCGCCGCGCATTCGAGATCAGCGAAAGCCACGACGACCGCGCGCCCATCGTCGCGGCCATCCTGATGGACGACGAGGTGATCGCCTGGGGCGATAACGAAGTGCATGTGGACGACGACCCCTCGCGCCACGCCGAAATCGTCGCGATGGCGAATGCCGCCGCCGATAACCCGGAGAAGGGCCTGAAAGGAGCGTCCATCGTCACGACCCTTCAACCCTGTGAGATGTGCGTCGGCGCCATCGGCATGGCCGGGATCGAACGTGTCATCTTTGCCGCCGGCCGCCCTGCCGTGCGGGATCGCTATTTCGCCTACCACGGTCTGTCGCTGCAGGATTTTGCCGCCGCAGCCGATGCGCCCTTCGGCTGGGCCGGGCCGGTGATGCAGGATGACGTGCTGCGCCTCTATGCCGATCCGTCCGACGTGCCGGACCCCGAGGATTGA
- the acpS gene encoding holo-ACP synthase, which yields MILGIGTDLANIERIAGVLDRFGDRFRNRVFTDTEQRKAVRRQDTPGTYAKRWAAKEACSKALGTGLRMGIAWKDMAVTNLPTGQPVMHVTGWAADRLAQMTPEGHEAIIHVTLTDDHPWAQAFVVIEALPVSR from the coding sequence ATGATCTTGGGAATCGGCACCGATCTGGCGAATATCGAGCGCATCGCGGGCGTGCTCGACCGCTTTGGCGACCGCTTCCGCAACCGCGTGTTCACCGACACCGAACAGCGCAAGGCAGTGCGACGTCAGGACACCCCCGGCACCTACGCCAAGCGCTGGGCGGCGAAAGAGGCATGTTCGAAGGCACTGGGCACAGGCCTGCGCATGGGGATCGCTTGGAAAGATATGGCGGTGACGAACCTGCCGACCGGCCAGCCCGTCATGCATGTAACCGGCTGGGCCGCCGACCGACTGGCGCAGATGACGCCGGAAGGGCACGAGGCGATCATCCACGTCACGCTGACCGACGACCATCCCTGGGCGCAGGCCTTCGTGGTGATAGAGGCTCTGCCTGTCAGCCGTTAG
- a CDS encoding glycosyl hydrolase family 8 yields MNRRSVLALLAATPLAAQTAAARGWADEGAAHPVAAAWEAWKDAHLDESGRVIDRLQGLVSHSEGQGYGMTLAERMGDQPAFEAMFRWTEENLAVRPDALLAWRWAPDAPNPVADSNNASDGDLFYAWALMRAAVRFDRPEWHSRAEAITRDLEAKCVVDFPGHTGAFLFLPGAFGFELETGYVINPSYYMLRAMEDLGKAYGAPRLVTAAANGDVLLAELARMGPVPDWVEVTESGLSRSEQFSANSGYEALRVPLWMIWSRKPEHPALTTAFRPETARELSGELAATVVDYKTGAVLETSTEPGYRAVSSLAACMVQNQPGSAMPPFDPEQTYYPGTLHLFAFLAQIEVTPECFPL; encoded by the coding sequence ATGAACCGCCGCTCGGTCTTGGCCCTCTTGGCCGCAACTCCACTCGCCGCGCAGACCGCCGCCGCGCGTGGCTGGGCAGACGAGGGCGCGGCCCACCCTGTCGCCGCCGCGTGGGAGGCGTGGAAAGACGCGCATCTCGACGAATCGGGCCGCGTGATTGACCGCCTTCAGGGACTTGTCAGCCACTCCGAAGGGCAGGGCTACGGCATGACGCTGGCTGAACGGATGGGCGATCAGCCCGCGTTCGAGGCGATGTTCCGCTGGACCGAAGAGAACCTGGCCGTGCGCCCCGATGCACTGCTGGCGTGGCGCTGGGCACCGGATGCACCGAACCCGGTCGCTGATTCCAACAACGCCAGCGACGGCGATCTTTTCTACGCATGGGCGCTGATGCGCGCCGCGGTCCGCTTCGATCGGCCGGAGTGGCATTCCCGCGCAGAGGCGATCACCCGTGATCTGGAAGCGAAATGCGTGGTGGATTTCCCCGGCCACACGGGCGCGTTCCTGTTCCTGCCGGGGGCCTTCGGGTTCGAGTTGGAAACCGGATACGTGATCAATCCATCGTACTACATGCTTCGCGCGATGGAGGATCTGGGCAAGGCTTACGGCGCGCCGCGTCTGGTCACCGCAGCTGCCAACGGTGACGTGTTGTTGGCCGAACTGGCCCGAATGGGGCCGGTGCCCGACTGGGTCGAGGTGACGGAAAGCGGGCTAAGCCGGTCCGAGCAATTCTCGGCCAACTCTGGATACGAGGCGCTGCGCGTGCCGCTGTGGATGATCTGGTCACGCAAGCCCGAGCACCCCGCCCTGACCACGGCGTTCCGGCCTGAGACCGCGCGCGAACTGTCCGGTGAACTGGCTGCGACTGTCGTGGATTACAAGACCGGCGCCGTGCTGGAGACTTCGACAGAGCCGGGCTACCGCGCCGTGTCATCGCTGGCTGCCTGCATGGTCCAGAACCAGCCCGGATCGGCGATGCCGCCTTTCGATCCCGAACAGACCTACTACCCCGGAACGCTGCACCTGTTCGCGTTTCTCGCCCAGATCGAGGTTACGCCCGAATGTTTCCCCCTATGA